The following is a genomic window from Amycolatopsis australiensis.
GACGCCGTCACCGTGTCTGCACCGAAGCGGAGCGCGAACTCACGTCCGGCCGATAAGCGGCATACGCCGCGCCGAGGCAACCAGCCCGGTACAGGCGCACTGGACAGACAGAGCAAGGTCTTGAGCAAGCCAGCCCCAGAGCCGCCTCATGAGCGCTCCGTCTTGCTCGCCGGCTCAGCAGCTTTTCCGAACGCGCCCGCCAAGCCGATCATGTAGCGCTGATGAGAAGCTCAGACCAGGCGACACGGCCCGGGCAGTTGCGAGTCCGAGGGGAGCCCGAGAGTGCACGGACACGACACCAAACCGCGACACAGACCGACACCGCCGCCACCCAACAGCCGAGAAAGACGACCTTGGCCGACATCACTTGACACCATCCGACACCTCAGGGTTCGCGCTCTTAACCAGCGGGTCGGGTCAGGGCGCTTCCATACGGCGTGATCGGACGCCTCAAACCTCGGCAGCACTTGACGTGCGTCGATTCGAACGTATGTTCTATGCTCGACGATGTCGGGCGGAGTGGGGAAGACTCCGCCCGACGCCAGCAGGCATCTCGGCCAATGACGGAGCAGTTCCTTGGGAGGAGCGTTTAGATCGACTGGCAAGGTTCCGAGCGGGAGTGCCCTACGAGACGGCCCTGTTAGTCGCGAGGCGGTCTGGCGATATCAGACCAAGACGTTCAGGTGGTCGTCCCGATCTATCCAGCCGGCCGGTGGCCTTCCAGGTGCGGAGATCCGGCGGCCGTAATTGGACGTGTTGGTAACGCGGTCCAGTTCCGCCCCGGTGGGGACGCGGCCACGCGCGTGCTCACGGAGGTAGTACTGCCACATCCGCTGCTCTGCCGTCAATTCAGTGTCGCCCGAGACGAGATCTCGTGTCGGTACGTCGTTGGTCTCGTCGGTCTCGACTTGCACTCGGCGGCGGCGCAGAGATCGGTTCAGTAACTCGACGGCCAACAACAAGGACAGTGGCGGGCTGGCCGCCACGATGACCCCGAACACGGTGTGGTCGTAAGTGGATCCAACGTTGGCGCACAACGACAGGCAGATCCCGAACCCGAACGCCGTCCACGCGATCCGACGCCCGGTGTCATGGCCGGCCTTCCACAACTCCACCGTCGCGATGGTCAGCAGGCCATCGACGATCAGGGGCCAGATTGATGCCGTTGTCGGGTCGCCGCCGAAGCGGATTGCGAAGACTCGGCCGTGGCGGTAGGAGGCGTACGCCGCGCCCAGCGCAACCAGCGCCGTGCACGCACACTGGATCACTAGTCCGGCAGTCCATCGATCCGTGCGGGTCACGACGCACCTCCACGGGCATGGTTGTGGGCAAGGGGGATGGGGTTCGCCCGTCAGGGTGGCCAAGGCTGTGGCTACGTCCTGGAGCGAGGCTTTGACGTACGTGACCGTCGCGCTGTCGGCGGAATCGAAGTGGCCCGCGTAGGCATGGGCCACGCCGTAGCCGAAGCGGCGCTCCACCCACGTCAGCGTCGTGTGGCGGAGCCAGTGCGTGGAGACGTTCTGCGTGCGCACCGACGATACTTGGCGACCGATCCGGTCCCACAGGTGGTCGTAGCGGCGCTTGGTGATCGGCTCACCCGTGCGGTAGCGCAGCAGCTGCGCGTCTGGGTGGGTCGCGCCTCGCTCGTTGCCGTGGGCGACCAGAAGGCGCATCAGGGTCGGTGAGACCGGTTGGAAGCGGCTGGTGCCGTCTTTCTCCCGGAGGTGAACGAGACACTGGGTCTCCTCCAGGTCTCGCCGCCGCAGGCCGAGCGCTCCCCGCGGCGGCAGGCGGTCTCGGTGTGCAACCGCAGCAGCAGCGTGTCCAGATGCGGATCATCGCCGGTCGTCGCGGCCGTGGTGTTGATGTCCACCAGCTCGTGGTCGGCCAACGCCCGCCGCGGCGACGGCAGCCGACGTGGCTTGGCGACCTTCAACGCCGGGTTCTGCCCCTCGGTCAGCAGCCGGTCGTTCACCGCGTGGCGATAGAGACAGCGGATGGCCGCGATGAAGTTCTCCGCGGCGTTCCGGCCACCACGGCTGTTGCGGCGCACGAGCGCGTTTGCTCGGCTTTCCTCGGCCAGCTGTTTGATCTCCGACGGCGTCGGCTCATCCAGCCGCCGGCCACCCCATGCCTCCTCGACGCGGCGCCAGTAGGAGCCGTAGGACCTGGCCGTCGCGGGCGAGACCGCCCGCGAGACCTGCGGGATGTACTCCGAGAACGTCGGCACCACCGGCCGTAGCTCGGTCTCGGCAAGCAGATCCGCCGGGGCGATGCCCATTTTTGACAACAGCAACCGGGCCGCGTCCAGCTCCATCGGACTAGCGGTCATCACGATCACCGCCGACTAGTGACGCATGATAGCCGGTGACCATCTGGTCCAAGGCACTCGCGGGATGCACGACCAGAACACCGCGTGCCGGATCGGCAACCATGAACGCGTCATCCCCGGCGGAGATCCCGCACCGACGCCTGAGCATGATCGGCAGGACCACCATCCGCCGCTTCCCCAGCATGAACACGCCACCCGGGTCTCGACGCATCAGCAGCGACGTCCCCACAACTGTTGCAGCAAGGCGCACATCGTCGCGCCAACCCAGCCGATCCAGCAGCGGCCACACACAGACCCGGCCGGAAGGACTGACTCGAGCTATCGCGTACTCCAGCCCTGACCGAGTCCGATCAGGCAGCAGCGCGGGCAACGGCAGCGCCACCGCAGGAGAAACCAGACGATCCAGGAGCCCTTCCGTAGTCGCACCGGGGATCACGGGTGCCACGATCACGCCGACCACCGCCCCGATCGGGCGATCCGGCTACGGAACGCAAGGTGCCGACCACCACGAACGGTGATCGGCTTGTCGTGAGAGAGTTGGTGAAAGTTCACCACTTTTGGTGTCCGAGGACGATCTAGCTCGCTAACCACAACGCTCACGCTGGTCTGATCAGGCATGTTAGCTGTTCAGGACGTCGTCGGATGAGGCTCGATGGCGGGTCGAGTTCGGGTTCTGCGACCCGTCTACCTGGCGTAGTGCCCCGGGAGCAGTGGAACGACAACTTCACCGCGGCGGTCGCCGTCACCGACAACGGTCGGTACGCCGTGGACGCTGACCTTGAGTTTATCCGCCAGCCAACGGTCTCGCTCTACCGAGACGGCGACTATCTCCCAGCACGGCGACCGGGTCACCGTTACGGCCGCGGACTGCAACACGACCCCGGCGCCAGGCAAGACCGTCACGACCGGTTCCAACAGCAACTTCAACCACGGCACCCCGCCGCCGCGGGGTTCACGCTCAAGGGCGCCTGCTGCGGCGCCCTTGAGCGCCGGGCAGAATGAGCGGATGGATTCGTTCGATCTGGGACGGCTGAGTGACTACGACTTCGAAGTGGTCTGCCGGGACCTGTTTGAGGAGATCCTGGGTCTAAAGATCGAGATCTTAGCCCGCGGTGCCGACCGCGGGATCGACCTTCGGCACATGACCGGCGACGCCGGCGACGTCGTGATCCAGTGCAAGCACTGGGCCCGCAGCGGCCGTGCCAAGCTGCTCGCCCACATGCGCGATAAGGAGCGGGCCAAGATCGCAGAACTGCGGCCTGCACGGTACATCCTCGCCACGAGCGTCGAATTGACCGTAGACGCGAAGGACACCCTCCTTGAAGACCTCGCGCCATACGTCCACAGTACTGGCGACCTGTACGGCGCGGAGCAGCTCACCGAGGAGTTGCGCAAGCGCCCGGCACTCGTGCAGCGCCATCTTCGGCTGTGGCTGACCAGTACCGCTGTCCTGCATGCGGTGCTGAACCAGGACGCGCTGCTCCGCTCGGAAGACCTGGTTAGTGAGCTCGACGACGCCGCGATGACCTTCGTCCCGACCCCCACCTTCGACGTAGCCCTGGACCTTCTCGAGCGAGAGTCGGTCTGCCTACTGGCGGGTATCCCGGGCATCGGCAAGTCGACGATCGCGAAGATGCTCGCCCGCCTCCATCTGGAAAGAGGTTACCAGGTGGTCGACGTGACGCGGGAAATCAGCGAAATCGACAGAATGTGGCTTCCCGAAAGTCCACAGCTGTTCTTCTACGACGACTTCCTGGGCGAAATTGCCTTCGACCACCACCTCGGAAAAAACGAGGATCGTCGGCTGCTCGGGGTCCTTCGCCGGATCCGGAAGACGCCGGGGAAACTGCTGGTCCTCACCACACGCGAGTACATCCTGCGGGAGGCCAAGCATCGCCACGAGACTTTGGACGACGGCGACCTCGAACCGCTTACGTGCGATGTCGGGACGGACGCCTACAGCGTGGATATCCGTGCCAGCATCCTGTACAACCACGTCTACTATTCCGAAATCTCAGCCGCCGAGAAGAGAAAGTTCGCCGTCCCGTCGCAGTGGCGCGATCTCCTCTGGCACCGCAACTTCAGTCCCCGACTCGTGGCGAATACCCTGCGCCTCGCCAGCCGTGACGGCACCGCGGAAGTGGCCGAAGCCCTGCTCCTCAACTTTGAGAACCCAGAGCGAATCTGGGCACGCGTCATAGAACAGCAGCTCGACGCCTCCGCCGTCCACCTGCTCGAGGTGCTGTTCACGTTCGGCCGGGACACGGAGCTCGACGATCTCCACGACGCCTGGCGCAGCTATCGCATCGCTCTCAGGCAGTCGGACGACCGCCGGCAGTTCCACGACGCGGTGAAAGTGCTCGACGGCTCGATGATCGAAACGTCGCGCCTGTTCGACCCGATCGGGTTTGAAGGTGAAACCGCACCCGTCATCGTATCCTTTCACAACCCGTCCATTCGCGACTACCTACTGAGCCGGGTTCAATCGAAGCTGGTCTCCCTCGACGAGCTGCTCGGGACGATTACCGACGCTTCGCGTCTTCACCATTTGGTCTCACTCGCGTTCCTGCGCTCGCACAGCGTCCTGCGGGACGCGTTGCGCACCCGCGTCGACGACCTGACGGACTTGTTCCTTCGCGAATACGCCGAAACCGAGAGACCGTCCTTCGAGGAAGCACTTAGAGACGACGACTGGGGCGACGAAGACGATGACGGCAGCTGGACGAGCGACCTGGACTACTACCTGAAGGTCGCGGTCGTCATCGACTCCCGGGTCCTGGCCGGATTTATTGCGGACAAGATCGAGAACGCAGATTCCGGCCGGATCGGCGACTGCGAACCGAGTCATCTCATCACCCTCGCTGCTCACCTCGCGGCAACCGAGCTGGTCCCAGCGGAGCAGCGCCTTCGGCTAGGGCCCAAACTGCTCGACGAGGCCATCGCCGACAGGTCGCGCGCGCAAGGCCAGCTCGGATATCTGTGGTCGGACCTCATCGAGCTAGCGGAACTGCTGACCGACCTGGAGGTACCGGGAGCGCCCGCGCGCCTGCAGACGATCCACGAGGAGATGACCGATGTGGTGCACGGGGAACTCCGCGCATGGCTGTTCGACGAGCCGGCACGGCGAGCATACACAGCCCGTTACGGCAACTGGTGGGATCTCGCGGAGGTCTTGTCGTCTGTCGAGCCCGAAGACCTGCCCGAAGAGCTGCGTCCCGCGTACGTCGTCGCTACGGCCGCGGCCCAGGCAGGTATTTCGGCCGAAACCCCGACACCGAAAGCCAGAGAGGTGCCGCCGACGAACAGGCCGCCCGTTCATATCACCGAGCTGACTCTCGACGAGACGCTTCGCAACATGCTCGAAACCCTCGAATAGGCCAGGATTTCCCGCAAGAAGTCCACCGCGAGTACAGCGCCGGACTGGGAGTGTGCGGGTGCTGCGTGTAGACATAAGCCTGAGCCAGCTCGACATTGAAACGGCAGCTTGAACCGCCAAAGCGATGCTCGGCCGGAAACATCTTGGTCGCCAGGCGCGCGACACCGCCAACAACTCGCTGATTTGGACCAGGTACGGCAGGCTATGGTCGCAAACTGAGCATCGGGCATCGCTAAGCGGACGTCGACGACTGGTCAAGACAGCCTACACGGCCGCTCCTCACCGAACAGGGCGATCTATTGACCACAGGCTGGGAAATGCGACCGACTGGTTCGCCTGATCCCACCCATTTACCGCACTGCAAGGAAAGTCCAGTAGATGGATGGATCCCCCCAATCTATCGCGATATCCTTCCGACCTTCGGTATTATCTGCAATTCTGGTCAGAACAGTCTGTCCGACAACTCACTGTCCCGGGCGGTCGCGCACTGGCGAGCCAGTGGACATCCCGCGCACATCGGTGCTCGCTTGTGGCAGTGAAGCTGGCCGACCAGTCGCAACGCGGCCATGCGCAGCGGTGCTCTGGAGTCGCCTCCTATCAAGCGGGAGATGTCGACCCTGCCGTCAGTGAGGCTGTTCGTCCTCTCCGAGCTGGTGTTAAGTACGCGTGACGACACGCGGATGGCCGGCTGGCTGGTTAACAGGACATCGTCGCCCGCCAGCAGCTTCAGGAGTGCGGTCTTCCCAGGCGGAAGCGCTAAGACTTCCGGCATGTCCTGGGGGTGAAGCCAGAGCTTCCTGTCGTTCTGCAACTGCCGTAGGCGTGTGACCGATGCAGCAGCTCCGCGCGTGACTACCGCTCGTTCGATGAGGTCGACCGCTCGCTTGGTGATCCGCCCCCGCGTGGCCACCTCACGGAGGCCAGAAGCGTAGGCGGCTAGTTCAACGGGTAATGGGTCCAGCATCGCCACGACCGCGGCGACGGGCGGGGTCAGCTCGTCGCCGGGGAGCACACACCAGTAATTCCCGGCACGCCTCTCCTCTGCCCAAGCGACCAAGTGATTCGCGAGAACGCGCCACCGGTTCTGCCGGGCCTTATCGGCGACCGGTACCGGGACCAAGGCAGTAGCCGCGGCCTTGCCCAGCATCGGCGGCACCGCATTGCCGATCTGCTGAAACGCGTGACTGCGGCTGCCCGCGAAGCGGAAGTTGTCCGGGAATGTCTGGATACGGGCAGCCTCACGCACGGTGAGCGTGCGGTTCTCAGACGGGTGAATGTACCAGTACCCGTCCTTCGCGATATGCGCGGTGATGGAACGGCTCAGCTCTTTCCAGTCCAACCGCTTGTACTTGTCGTCGAATGTTTCTGCGGTGTACCTGCGCAGGCTGGGATCGATGTGCGCATAGAGCGTCTTCGACGTCATCGAGGCGAAAATCTCACGATCGTCCTCGCGAACCGGGCGGGTCATGTGATCCCACACCCTCTGCTCGCCGATGCCGCGCCTCATCGCCTTCGCGAACTCCGACACTTCGCCATCGGGTGAGTAGGGCAGGTCTCGACGACCGGTCGTGAGGCCGAGGCGAGGTAGGTCGTGAATTGCGTCCTGCACGAACACCTCTTTGCCTGGGCTAGGCCAAGTGAAGGCGTCGCTGTCGAGGCGGGCGAGCAGGATCAGCCGCTTGCGGTGCTGGGGAACGCCGTAGTGCCGGG
Proteins encoded in this region:
- a CDS encoding DNA cytosine methyltransferase; the protein is MAVYAVKLERSDLLQLPAHPDACTEETFEQWCAERVAKGARLAVDLFSGGGGLSLGLTDAGWTVAASVDHNKFALQTHRANFPGLALDVDLGDPKKRAALIRMLKRVEIDLIAGGPPCQPFSRAGRSKIRSLVDAGVRDEFDERKELWRAYVDVVLKVKPRAVLMENVPDMALGDDFHVVRRIVNMLEDVGYRTNLRLVDARHYGVPQHRKRLILLARLDSDAFTWPSPGKEVFVQDAIHDLPRLGLTTGRRDLPYSPDGEVSEFAKAMRRGIGEQRVWDHMTRPVREDDREIFASMTSKTLYAHIDPSLRRYTAETFDDKYKRLDWKELSRSITAHIAKDGYWYIHPSENRTLTVREAARIQTFPDNFRFAGSRSHAFQQIGNAVPPMLGKAAATALVPVPVADKARQNRWRVLANHLVAWAEERRAGNYWCVLPGDELTPPVAAVVAMLDPLPVELAAYASGLREVATRGRITKRAVDLIERAVVTRGAAASVTRLRQLQNDRKLWLHPQDMPEVLALPPGKTALLKLLAGDDVLLTSQPAIRVSSRVLNTSSERTNSLTDGRVDISRLIGGDSRAPLRMAALRLVGQLHCHKRAPMCAGCPLARQCATARDSELSDRLF
- a CDS encoding restriction endonuclease; amino-acid sequence: MDSFDLGRLSDYDFEVVCRDLFEEILGLKIEILARGADRGIDLRHMTGDAGDVVIQCKHWARSGRAKLLAHMRDKERAKIAELRPARYILATSVELTVDAKDTLLEDLAPYVHSTGDLYGAEQLTEELRKRPALVQRHLRLWLTSTAVLHAVLNQDALLRSEDLVSELDDAAMTFVPTPTFDVALDLLERESVCLLAGIPGIGKSTIAKMLARLHLERGYQVVDVTREISEIDRMWLPESPQLFFYDDFLGEIAFDHHLGKNEDRRLLGVLRRIRKTPGKLLVLTTREYILREAKHRHETLDDGDLEPLTCDVGTDAYSVDIRASILYNHVYYSEISAAEKRKFAVPSQWRDLLWHRNFSPRLVANTLRLASRDGTAEVAEALLLNFENPERIWARVIEQQLDASAVHLLEVLFTFGRDTELDDLHDAWRSYRIALRQSDDRRQFHDAVKVLDGSMIETSRLFDPIGFEGETAPVIVSFHNPSIRDYLLSRVQSKLVSLDELLGTITDASRLHHLVSLAFLRSHSVLRDALRTRVDDLTDLFLREYAETERPSFEEALRDDDWGDEDDDGSWTSDLDYYLKVAVVIDSRVLAGFIADKIENADSGRIGDCEPSHLITLAAHLAATELVPAEQRLRLGPKLLDEAIADRSRAQGQLGYLWSDLIELAELLTDLEVPGAPARLQTIHEEMTDVVHGELRAWLFDEPARRAYTARYGNWWDLAEVLSSVEPEDLPEELRPAYVVATAAAQAGISAETPTPKAREVPPTNRPPVHITELTLDETLRNMLETLE
- a CDS encoding DUF2637 domain-containing protein, whose translation is MRLLVAHGNERGATHPDAQLLRYRTGEPITKRRYDHLWDRIGRQVSSVRTQNVSTHWLRHTTLTWVERRFGYGVAHAYAGHFDSADSATVTYVKASLQDVATALATLTGEPHPPCPQPCPWRCVVTRTDRWTAGLVIQCACTALVALGAAYASYRHGRVFAIRFGGDPTTASIWPLIVDGLLTIATVELWKAGHDTGRRIAWTAFGFGICLSLCANVGSTYDHTVFGVIVAASPPLSLLLAVELLNRSLRRRRVQVETDETNDVPTRDLVSGDTELTAEQRMWQYYLREHARGRVPTGAELDRVTNTSNYGRRISAPGRPPAGWIDRDDHLNVLV